In Tripterygium wilfordii isolate XIE 37 chromosome 15, ASM1340144v1, whole genome shotgun sequence, one DNA window encodes the following:
- the LOC119979833 gene encoding aspartic proteinase Asp1-like, whose amino-acid sequence MLLFVILGSLVHEMLHILSISLPTFKIVKEVFSGGWLGELGKRAYFVDIYIGDQAKPFELHVDTGSSLTWVKCVEPFENYAQHNYLCADQSPRKVYTSRQNIALCNVRIPYSMTIFICDFSMALSFVHFWCGYKQTGAFDGAGIFGLSRGPLGFSSQIHSQGLTQQVTSHCLSSRGGGFLFIGDDLVPPSGISWTPITIKSNHGQDYGSGPVELLFNGSSTQVRGLQFVFDSGSDLSYLNHPPYQDTLDWISDALKRTPLIRTQPMGIFPICWKHNKIPIRSFDDVKNYFKSLTLNFTNVPNIKLNLPVHAYLIHVGVNLCLAILDCGQVDVENPNVIGVFSMQDKLMIYDNVNHRIGWASRNCNMPAWR is encoded by the exons ATGCTATTGTTCGTGATACTTGGTTCTCTTGTACACGAGATGCTTCATATTTTAAGTATCTCGTTACCAACCTTCAAAATTGTCAAAGAAGTCTTTAGCGGTGGTTGGTTAGGAGAACTCGGAAAAAG GGCCTACTTCGTGGACATCTATATAGGAGACCAAGCCAAGCCATTTGAGCTTCACGTTGATACTGGTAGTAGCCTCACTTGGGTCAAGTGTGTAGAACCTTTTGAGAATTACGCTCAG CACAACTACTTATGTGCTGATCAAAGCCCTAGGAAGGTCTATACAAGCCGCCAAAACATAGCATTGTGCAATGTCAGGATCCCTTAT TCAATGACCATTTTCATCTGTGACTTTTCAATGGCTCTATCATTCGTTCACTTTTG GTGTGGATACAAACAAACGGGAGCTTTTGATGGGGCTGGAATCTTTGGTCTAAGTAGGGGTCCGCTTGGCTTCTCGTCACAAATACATTCACAGGGTCTAACACAACAAGTGACTAGTCACTGTTTAAGTAGTAGAGGAGGTGGCTTTTTGTTCATTGGAGACGATCTTGTTCCTCCTTCAGGGATCTCTTGGACGCCTATCACAATCAAAAGTAATCATGGACA GGACTACGGATCAGGACCAGTGGAGCTCTTGTTTAATGGAAGTTCAACTCAAGTAAGAGGACTTCAATTCGTTTTTGATAGTGGATCCGACTTATCCTACTTAAACCACCCTCCCTACCAGGACACACTTGATTGG ATTAGCGATGCCCTGAAAAGAACACCATTGATTCGTACACAACCGATGGGAATCTTTCCTATTTGTTGGAAACACAATAAAATTCCTATTAGATCCTTTGATGATGTTAAAAACTACTTCAAGAGCCTGACCTTGAACTTCACAAATGTACCAAACATTAAGCTGAATTTACCAGTCCATGCTTATCTCATACATGTTGGG GTAAACTTGTGCTTGGCTATTTTAGATTGTGGCCAAGTAGATGTAGAAAATCCGAATGTAATTGGAG TCTTTTCGATGCAAGACAAGTTGATGATCTATGATAATGTTAACCATCGCATTGGATGGGCTTCTAGGAACTGCAACATGCCCGCATGGCGTTAA